The Bos mutus isolate GX-2022 chromosome 7, NWIPB_WYAK_1.1, whole genome shotgun sequence genome window below encodes:
- the LOC102277203 gene encoding olfactory receptor 2H1, whose amino-acid sequence MPKATGNTNKSFPVGFVLLGYSEFPQLEMVLFWIVIFLYTMIILSNMTIILLSYMNPQLYTPMYFFLSNLSFLDLCFTTTVVPQMLFNLWGPDKSITYIGCIIQLGMVLCVGATQGVMLVVMAFDRYVAICQPLRYTIIMHPQFCWKLVLMSWLSGLIESVTQTPITFQLPFCVHHCLDDFVCQVPSLIRLTCGDTSTTEWQMTISAVFFTILPMGLILTSYGYIAQTLGKIQSEEGRQKAIATCSSHLTVVFMFYGTVAMVYTDPKNHFASKHGKFVSFFFTVITPLLNPLIYTLRNKEVKSVLQRQLRKGISIRKKRN is encoded by the coding sequence ATGCCAAAAGCAACAGGAAACACCAACAAGAGCTTCCCAGTGGGATTTGTACTCCTTGGCTACTCTGAATTTCCCCAGCTAGAAATGGTTCTCTTCTGGATAGTGATCTTcttatacaccatgatcattCTCTCCAATATGACTATCATCTTGCTCTCATACATGAACCCTCAACTctacacccccatgtacttctttcttAGCAATCTCTCTTTCTTGGATCTCTGTTTCACCACGACTGTTGTGCCCCAAATGTTGTTCAATTTGTGGGGGCCAGATAAGAGCATCACTTACATAGGATGCATCATTCAACTGGGCATGGTGCTCTGTGTTGGTGCCACACAAGGTGTCATGCTGGTGGTGATGGCTTTTGACCGCTATGTTGCTATTTGCCAGCCCCTGCGCTACACTATCATCATGCATCCTCAGTTCTGTTGGAAACTGGTGCTTATGTCTTGGCTGTCTGGACTGATTGAGTCTGTTACCCAAACACCTATCACATTCCAGCTGCCGTTTTGTGTCCACCATTGTCTGGATGACTTTGTCTGTCAGGTTCCTTCTCTCATAAGACTAACTTGTGGAGACACTTCCACTACTGAGTGGCAGATGACAATCTCTGCtgttttctttacaattttgCCAATGGGGTTGATCCTGACTTCTTACGGATACATAGCTCAAACTTTAGGTAAAATCCAATCTGAGGAGGGAAGGCAGAAAGCCATTGCtacctgctcctcccacctcacTGTGGTCTTCATGTTTTATGGGACAGTGGCCATGGTTTACACAGACCCTAAGAACCACTTTGCTTCAAAACATGGcaaatttgtcagtttcttcttcaCTGTGATCACACCATTGCTGAACCCTCTCATCTATACCCTGCGGAACAAAGAAGTGAAGAGTGTCTTGCAAAGACAGCTGAGGAAGGGCATcagcataagaaaaaaaagaaactga
- the LOC102276916 gene encoding olfactory receptor 2G6, translated as MEESNSSSEKGFLLLGFSDQPQLERILFVIILLFYILNLLGNTAIILVSYLDPKLHTPMYFFLSNLSCVDICFTTSVAPQLLVTMNKKDKNMSYGRCVAQLYVATGLGSSECILLAVMAYDRYAAVCRPLHYTTIVHPQLCASLASTAWLSGLITSLIQCSLTVQLPLCGHRKLDHIFCEVPVLIKLACVDTTFNEVELFVASVIFLIVPVSLILVSYGFITRAVLRIKSTAGRSKVFGTCSSHLLVVIIFYGTIIFMYLQPAKSSSKNQGKFVSLFYTIVTPLLNPIIYTLRNKDVKGAMRTLVMGNAFSS; from the coding sequence ATGGAAGAAAGCAACAGCAGCTCTGAAAAAGggtttcttcttctgggattttcTGATCAGCCCCAACTAGAGAGAATACTCTTTGTTATAATTTTGCTCTTCTACATTTTAAACCTACTGGGAAACACTGCCATCATTTTAGTTTCTTACTTGGACCCCAAACTCCACACTCCAATGTACTTTTTCCTCAGCAACCTCTCCTGTGTAGACATCTGCTTCACCACCAGTGTTGCCCCACAGTTGCTGGTTACCATGAATAAGAAAGACAAGAACATGAGCTATGGCAGATGCGTGGCCCAGCTCTATGTAGCCACCGGGCTGGGTTCCTCTGAGTGTATTCTCCTAGCGGTCATGGCTTATGATCGCTATGCTGCTGTCTGCCGGCCTCTGCACTACACAACCATCGTGCATCCTCAGCTTTGTGCATCCCTGGCCAGCACAGCGTGGCTCAGTGGCCTCATCACCTCCCTTATTCAGTGCTCCCTTACTGTGCAGCTGCCTCTTTGTGGTCATCGCAAATTGGACCATATTTTTTGTGAGGTGCCAGTGCTCATAAAACTGGCCTGTGTGGACACAACTTTCAATGAAGTAGAACTATTCGTGGCCAGTGTAATCTTTCTAATTGTCCCTGTGTCACTCATTTTAGTCTCCTATGGCTTTATAACGCGAGCGGTGTTGAGGATTAAATCAACAGCAGGGCGTAGCAAGGTCTTTGGGACTTGCTCCTCCCACCTGCTTGTGGTCATCATTTTCTATGGGACCATCATTTTCATGTACCTTCAGCCAGCTAAAAGTAGCTCCAAAAACCAGGGAAAGTTTGTCTCCCTTTTCTACACCATAGTCACCCCACTTTTAAACCCCATTATCTATACTCTGAGAAACAAAGATGTGAAAGGGGCCATGAGGACACTGGTaatgggaaatgctttcagttcatAA